A stretch of Haloprofundus halophilus DNA encodes these proteins:
- the glpB gene encoding glycerol-3-phosphate dehydrogenase subunit GlpB, whose amino-acid sequence MPIRDDVLVVGGGLAGSIAALSAAEAGASVRLVSYKKSTLRFASGLIDVLGYPNGDGPVSNPYDALSSLPDDHPYSLAGEQAIRDGLDLFDEVTADSYRGSHTDANALVPTYGGTVKPTARYPEASAAGLASDARSMLVVGFRSLTDFDARLVSEHLEAAGVPFEVRGAELSFPEEFRADAKVTRFANALDRDEEIRFAGRSVGAREALAETVKPRLKGVERVGFPSLLGDEHADEVRADLESHLGVDVFEIPMGPPSFPGLRLEDALFAALDDAGVRMSTGNPVVDYEADGDELQAVHVDQKRRKVPYHADEFVLAAGGLVGKGIDSNRSRVREPIFESYVPHPSDRYDWFDTDAFGDHPFARFGVVVDDEMRVLDRNDAPQFANLRAAGAVVGGADGAAEKSSSGISLATGVVAGREAGASI is encoded by the coding sequence ATGCCCATCCGAGACGACGTGCTCGTCGTCGGCGGCGGCCTCGCGGGCTCGATAGCCGCACTCTCGGCCGCCGAGGCGGGCGCGAGCGTTCGCCTCGTCTCCTACAAGAAGAGCACGCTCCGCTTCGCGAGCGGACTAATCGACGTGTTGGGTTATCCGAACGGCGACGGCCCCGTCTCGAATCCGTACGACGCGCTCTCGTCGCTTCCCGACGACCACCCGTACTCGCTCGCCGGCGAACAAGCCATCCGCGACGGACTCGACCTGTTCGACGAGGTGACCGCCGACAGCTACCGCGGTTCGCACACGGACGCGAACGCGCTCGTACCCACCTACGGCGGCACAGTCAAACCGACCGCCCGGTATCCCGAAGCGTCGGCGGCGGGCCTCGCCAGCGATGCGCGGTCGATGCTCGTCGTCGGCTTTCGGTCGCTCACCGACTTCGACGCCCGACTCGTCTCCGAACATCTCGAAGCCGCCGGCGTCCCCTTCGAGGTCCGCGGCGCGGAGCTCTCGTTCCCGGAGGAGTTCCGCGCTGACGCCAAAGTGACTCGGTTCGCCAACGCGCTCGACAGAGACGAGGAGATTCGCTTCGCGGGCCGGTCGGTCGGGGCACGCGAGGCGCTCGCCGAGACCGTCAAACCGCGGCTCAAAGGCGTCGAACGCGTCGGCTTCCCCTCGCTGTTAGGTGACGAGCACGCCGACGAGGTGCGCGCTGACCTCGAATCACATCTCGGTGTGGACGTGTTCGAGATTCCGATGGGACCGCCGAGTTTCCCCGGACTCAGACTCGAAGACGCGCTGTTTGCGGCGCTCGACGACGCGGGCGTGAGGATGAGTACGGGCAACCCCGTCGTCGACTACGAAGCCGACGGCGACGAGTTACAAGCCGTCCACGTCGACCAGAAACGCAGGAAGGTTCCGTACCACGCCGACGAGTTCGTGTTGGCGGCCGGTGGATTGGTCGGAAAAGGCATCGACTCGAACCGCTCGCGCGTCCGAGAGCCGATCTTCGAGTCGTACGTGCCGCACCCGTCCGACCGCTACGACTGGTTCGACACCGACGCCTTCGGCGACCATCCGTTCGCGCGCTTCGGCGTCGTCGTCGACGACGAAATGCGCGTTTTGGACCGAAACGACGCGCCGCAGTTCGCGAATCTGCGGGCGGCGGGCGCGGTCGTCGGCGGTGCCGACGGCGCGGCCGAGAAATCGAGTAGCGGCATCTCCCTCGCGACCGGCGTCGTCGCCGGCCGAGAAGCAGGAGCGAGTATCTAA